TTACTTTTATGATTCGAGTATTTGGCGTAAATAATCAATAGTCTACtctaaaataatatatatatatatatatatatatatatatatatatatatatatatatatatatatatatatatatatatatatatatatatatatatatattatatatatatatatatatatatatatatatatatatatatatatatatatatatatatatatattatatatatatatatatatatatatatatatatatatatatatatatatatatataatatatatatatatatatatatatatatatatatatatatatatatatatatatatatatatataaagaagTTATGCAACTCCAATAAAATCTCTTGTTTTCCACGTCGTGCAAGAACAACCTTAATGGATTAATAATTCATCTTGCAGCAGGTGTGAGTATCCAGGGTGAGTCGTTTTACAAGCGCATTGTGCGTGTTTTAAACGTTGTCTCTCTTTCATCTGTTACTGTAAAATACGCTCTTAATGCTCCTTCGAATTTTACCGTTTTCCTTCTTATCCGCCTTCGGTTGATTGGAGGCACCGCCTTTCGAAAGGCTGGCCGCCAGTTCTCTGACCGATCGTTTTTCTACGCCGCTGGTGCCCAAGGAACCACCAACGATGCAGCTAGCCGTGAGACTCGGCGGTAGCGAGGCCGGACCGCAGACACCGCTGTCGGTCGATTCGTCCAGCGCATCACCCGAGTCGGGCGTGTTACCTGCCGAAGTGTTCGGACTTGAGCCGTCGCTTAACAGTTGATTGAATTCGCCTGCCAGGTTGTTACATGTTAGTTTATTCGTTTCATTAGATATTAACGcaagatacattttttttaagttaacTTACCAGATTTTCTATCGGTAGCCATACTCCAGGGTCTCGGCTTGGGGGCAGTAGTAGGAGGCGATCTTCGATCACCATGTTGTTGCTGATTGTTTTTGGTCGTTAATGAGCGGAGTACTGGCGATTTGGCTGTTTCTAGAATGTAGTTTTTCTTTGCAACGCTGCCATTTGTCGGGCTGGTGTGACCATGATTACCAGCAGAGAATTTTCGGACAGACGACATGACGCTTTTACCACTGCTCTCACTTGTATCACTGTTTTGATGTTCTTTGTTATTTTCACTGCCGGGGGTGGATGGTTGGCCCGGTGCATCTTCAGCAGCTCCATCTTTATCGATACTAGATCTAGAGCTGTCGACGGTGTTACGACGAGCAAGTGGTGACGCTGTAAGCGGTGAATCACCGTGTGATCTACGACCAACTAGCGGTGAAAACTTGGCTACATCATCACTGGATCGTGAACGTGGCGACTGTTCTGCGTGTAGGGTTTTCATGACTTGCGCACCAGGTGCACTTTTTTTGTTCGCCTCGCTCTTCTGACTAGCTACGGATAAACTCGGGCTTCCGCCGTCTTGGCTTGCAGTTGCCGTTGTCGGGAATGTATTCAATGAACTGCGATTTTTTtgagtttaaaaatttatcatttatacACGATACagataaaattcaattttagcAATTCAAATGTTTTACCTGTCATCGCTCGTCGGCGATCCAACGATAGGCGTTGTAGGTGTTGTGGGCCTAAAGAAAACGTCTAGGCCTTCTCCAAGAGTTATTCCGTCGATGGACTGAGGTTGATCGGGTTTCAGCATTGGCCTTGTCGGAGCTCTGGTTTTAGCTCGCTTCGGTCTTGACTTCACCAAATGCTGCAGTTGTTGTCCGGGCCCAGAAGTCGCCGGTAGTTCCGAAACAGAGTCCAACGATTCAGTTAGCGAATGCTCGTTCTCGGATGCTCCTAAAAAACGCATTAATGATTACTTAGTTAATTCAGTAAACTTATTGTGGGATGAAGAAAAATAACTACCTTCTGCTTGTTGGCCTTTTGGTAAAGACGAAGAGGATGGCAAAAGGTCTGGAATATCATCGGCAGACAAACCTTCTACGGAATCAACAACTGATTTAGGCCGCAACTTTCTCCCATGTAAGCTCTTTCGCTTATTAGACAAATGTGGCGTCGCCtggtgaaaataaaaattttaattataatttttttaatccaCATTATCGGTATATAGAATTAAGTTAGTAGATGTTTATCAGGCGGTCGTACTTACGAGATTCAAGTAATCCAACTGCAAGGCATGCGATAAGGAAAAGCAGAATGAGTTTTAGACAATGCGTTAGTAACCATTATACCCATTAGTAATGAAATATATGCACCATTATTccaaaaatgagaaaaatatattatttatattaatagtCACATAAATATTATGTAAGAGGCTTGATTTGTAAATTGTCGACTACTTGAGcataaagtattttattattagttattacctaatataattattgttaatacaatgaaaaatagttttaaacaaataaaagtttcACGTGAATGACTTAGGTAAGTAAAAGTAAAACTGTTCAGTAGTTTAGTGATGCTGACTAGCCTTCAAACGATGCGTGTTTTCTAATCGTCACGCTCGAAATACATCTTTTCCATTAGGAGAAATCGACGTAATCTTAATATAAACATTTTCTGATTCACGACTTTATCGCGACTTTATCAATGATTTCAGTTTATATTGTACTGCTTAAAAATGATGGCATTATTGAGAAACGTGttcattatttgtttttgagtaacgattattaaataaaaagtttagaTATGAAAGTCTTTTAATAATGTGCATATCAATTAAGTTCAAAATAATTACGTAATAAACGGAGAGATTTAATAGCTAATTTGAAAAAAGTGGTAGTTCTAATGAAATAAtcaaattgatttttataatgCTTATTGATGATTACAGACATGTTATTTACTCCCAAGATGAACATACAGTTTTTACCTTAGTCCCACCAAAACttcaaatagaaaaaaaaacttaccaTAGGTGAATCATCTTCGTTGGATAGCCGACCCATGGCTTTGCCTAATAACGCGtgatttttatcgttttcacTGTTCGTGTTGTCTCGACCGTTGGACTGGCGGTCTTCATCCTCGTCCATAACAAGACTTGTTCTTTCGACAACTGGCGTACCAGCTGAAATGCTGAGCGACATACCACCCGTCCCTACACCGATAACGCTGCCGCCGCCACTGCTCGTGGAGCCAGCGCTCGGCCGCAGAACGTCTGGAGTACTGCTGCGCGTGCGAATCTCACACTCGCCGATCAACGACTTATAACTCGTGGAGAGGGACTCGATCACTTGGTCGGTTATGCGATCCGAGATGTGCGCTGCTACTGCTAGATTTAGTTCACTAATAACacataaaacaaatattttatagcgtatacattttatttatttacatagaTATTGTAATTTTTGTCTATATTCACTTACTTTACTCTATTTATTATGTCTGCTCCAGCTTGTTCGGATATTGTGCTCTGTATAAAATCTAAAGAcagcttatttttttctttgcaagATCCACGAAGATGCTCTTCCAAAGTTAAAGATTCATTCTCATCGTAATCGTCATCTCTATTAATAACAGTTTGCTCGAGAATTGTAGGACACTGTTCATTAGCGCATTTGAGCATTGCCTCAAGAGAATCCTGGAATTGTAAGTAagtcatttaaaaatttgtcttTTGTCGTTAAATTGTAGATGACTTTGAGTAATGCAAGATTAgctggttaaaaaaattaagtttatagaacagtgtggctaaaatccgctgttaagtcacgaataggcgagacttgcggattttagcagtctgtgctataaaattttatacgatactcttgacttaaatgtttcagttttacacggcgcttagcgccctcgctacgctcgggtccTAACTGCGCcatgtaaaaaagaaccatttaagtcacacgtatcgtaatatactattaactTAATCTTATTGATCGATTTGATAATTTACCTGCAAATAATTCGCGACGACCTTGTGAAGTTGATTTGCAGTTTCAGTGAGTTTAGCTTCGACGGGATTGTTTTCATCTCGCCTCTGCAGTACCTCATGCAGACGCGGCAGTAACTGCTTTGAATTGTCCGCATCTTGAATCAGTCCAGTTGCATAGTTGATATCTTCATTGGCGGTGCAGATTTCTGCAGCCAGAGCCTTGATTGTGTCCTGCGTTTGAACAACAAGACGATCAACCATGTGCTGTGTCGAGCTAAGTAAAAAGCCTTGCTGCAAACGAAAGGCTTGACCGTGACTATTTCTACAAGGTGCAACATTGCGCTGTAGTAAGTCTTGTATTTTCTTGGTCAGTTGCTCTGTTTTTTCAGCTGAAGCTTTCATGCAAGGCTGTAGGTCGTATATTGGACATGGCATATGTCTGACGCTGTAATTTCTGAAATTGTAACCAAacaaagtttaataatttgtttctaacaataatagtgatgaataacaaaaataattttaccttTCTAAAGCGTGTACGATATCTGCATAACCCTGTAGACTGATATTGTTTCTATCGTAAATAATTGTCtttagatgattatttatttgcagAGCTTTGGCAAGTAGTCTTGCACCTGGGTCACCAATCTGATTTCCGCTGATATCTAAAGTTCGCAAACAAGCATTGCTACCAAGGGCATTGATAAGATTGTACAAGTCGCCTTTGAGCCGTGAGTCAGGGAGATGTAACGCTTGAAGCACACAGTCTTCCTCTTGCAACATCTGAACAAGCGAGTCCATTACGACAGCAATATGCTTACTCTTCATACCTAAAGTGTTACGGCCCATATAGAGGTTCTTGATGGACTTGTTCTTACCAATGGCAGTGATCACTTGTGCTAAATCTACGTCCATATCTGTGAACACAATGATAgcgttaataataaataactacACGTAGAAAGTTGTTACATTCAAAATAAATGTCAAATATTCAAAGCTTCATAAAAATGCGAAGTAGATACACTTACTGCTGTCTGAAATGTCGAGGGAGGCGATGCATCTAACGCCGTGGATGCAGGACTCAAGCACATGGGCGCCCATCGAGCCCAGATTGTTGCCGCTCATGTCGAGTTCGAGACCTACTGTGCTCTCGTTGCAGGCCAAACCGAGCAGCAGGTGCTTGAGTGCCTCGAGAGGCAGCTTGCAGAACGAGATGTTTAAGTACTTAAGGGAGAGGGTGGCTGTGAAGAATTGCTTGAAGCTTGGTGGAATTTCTTTGGTTTTCTTGCTCGAGAACGAATTACGAGCGACGTTCAAGTGGACTAGATTTGTTGCGCAACCCCGCAATAAAGCACCAAAAAGctaaaattttacatataaAATGAAATCGACGTATAAAGattttataagcattttttaattttgtttaactTACGCATTCTAAAGTTGTATCAGTTCCACTAAGATCTAAATGGGTTATTCCATTAGGTTGAGCTAAGAAACTGCACAAATTCTGTGAGGAAATAAAAACATGTTTACTTCTAGTGATAACacgcgagaaaaagaaacttgTCAATATATTGACTTACATTGATGTCATCTTTCAAAGTATTTTCGGCGAGATTTAAGAATTGTAGACTTGTAGGCATACTTCGATTTAAACTCAAAGCATGTGCTATTTGACCAACGCCTTTGCCTGTTAGACCGCACCTCGATAAGTTTAACTTTTGCAAGCCTTTTGGTAATTTGCCCAAGGGTCCGGTCGTATGTGCAGCTCCTGAGGGTGACAAAGATTGGTGCAACCGCATAAAAGACATTGGTTTAGTATTTGGGGcaactaaaaaagaatttcACTACATATACACAACATGCAATCAGTGGTGGTAACAATTATATGTGCATCCTTGTTAGAGAAATTCGATATTTTATTAACTAGTGTTAGTGAAACAATGGCAGAACATTATTCAGCAAACAAGAATAATAATTCGTACCTTGAGTTAGCTTAGCAATCGCCCCACATAAACTTGTAGCTCCTTTATCTTCAATGGTATTACTGGATAAATCTATGGTGTGTAGCACAGCATTGGTATTTGCAATTAATGCTAAAGAAAGTTTGTGTGCAAAATCCCTGCAAGAATATCAagttaatataaatacattcactatttatgtatttatttatcataatCACAAGATTTACCATTTAGCTCCAATATTATCTAAGTAAATTTCTTGAATAGAAAGAGATCTTTTTAAGACATGTAACAATCTGTCCAAAGGTTCATGACTAAGTTTAAGGTGAGAAATGCGTAGTTTGGTAAACCATGTATTGTATTCCAGGGCTGATATAATTGGAACCAAGTCCTTTTGATCAAGATGATCAAAATCTCTTAGATCTAATTCTCTTGTATCGTGAGATAAGTATATGGTATCAACATCCTGTAGAAGAATAAAAGTTATCGCAACCTATCACggtttaattaatttgtttttaaaaaaatatatgattgCATACCCAAGCAACTTCCTCTCTATAAGGTACACTATGCAAATCACACATGCAGGCATATTGAGTGGAAAAACCTCCACAAGGACCCGTATGTCTAGTTGCCTCTGTACTTCTAGCTAAATCGCTACCTCGTATGCTTTGCAATCTGCTGACTGGTATCACATCGATTTTTCTGATTATGTAACTGAAAGAATTGGAAACAATAGAtgagtttttttaagaatacaaaaatgagctaaatataaatttttttgaagaCTTACTTCAAAGGTACTGTTGGAAATATGTTTCGGATAGCAGTGTGAAGCGCTTCTATCATAGCATCTACCTCTGAGGTATCGACGCTGCCTAATCCCATAGTTACAAAATTGTAAACTCTTTCCCCAACTGTTAAGGACAGTTGGTTGGCTCTCTTGGATTCGACTGATGTTATTTCCAAATAATGGAAATGACAGTCgatctgaaaaaaatataaaatataagtatGTGTTATTTTATCTGGTACACAGACTGTttgcaaataaattattgtaaaaatagcTCACTCTCGTGGGTACTTTTGCCGTTAAAAGAAAAAGTCGACATGGTGAAAATACCTAGAACAGAGTTGTAAAgcattaaatttcaatccAATTATCATgcaaaaacatatttagataAGTACGATACTTACTAATACCCGATTTTCAAGTTTATCTGGCTTAGTCTCTAGCTTCACTACGTTCTTCAGCAATATCTTAACATGTTTTCCTAACAGTGACTTTACTGActctgcaaaaataaaaaaagttcaagATTGATTACACTTGTTAATCTCATAACACAAAGTTTCTAAACTAATCTATTGATTTTTTACTGTTCTCAGAGTTCTAGAATACGCAGTAAATACAATTGATTGGATCTTATTAGAAGAAGACACTGACGGAAGGTTAGTGGCAGGTGCACAATACGGTGTATACAGGCCTTACATTCTAAGTAGATGATTTGCATATCATTCATAATCGAGTCATGATTTTGTACTGTACAGGTATTGCATTCGACATACTTTTCATGTGATTTCACACAAGGATTCAACAGATGGAATAAAAAGAATGCAATTACTGAAAGTGCATACACTGTATGATGTCCAGAGAGAAATAAAGTCGATTAAGTGGAACAAGTTTGGGAAGGCCAATTTTAGTTGATGAAATTGGGACTGCAATTCATCAATTGCCTTGTACTACTAAGCACAACAGTGTGAAAAGTAACTTGGACAAGTACACTGATATGCATGTACCTATGATTGAAGATAATTCTTTTTCcatgatttaataaaaaaaatttgtttacaataATGTTTTGTAACTCTggagttaaataaataaataatttaatcattGAACGAATAAAAAAGACGAGTGAGAGTTTTATActggaaatacaaaattaacTAGTCAGCAATATAAGGATGACATTGAGAGTGATTGATCTAATAAAAAGCTGAATTTGTCACAACTCTAATAACAGACCCGAACGATTTTTAACGTCTGCTCAAGTGTCCCACATAAAGCAGTGGCAGCAGCAAGTAAGGCTTTGcatgaaaagtaaataattcCCAGATGATTCATCCTCTGCTCAtgctgtttctttttttactccAATCAAACGTCATTGATTCTCCATCACAACAAAAAACACCCTCTTATCTGTGCGAGCTGCCAAAAAACCCAAAAGCAGACTAGCCAAGTCATCAAGCGAATAGGAGGCGAAAGAAGCGTCTCCAAGACCCAGTAAGTAAAGAATTGATAAAAAGAGGctagcgtgtgtgtgtgtgtgtgtgcagtggCACGTCAATACCGGCATTaatggagagaaagagagtaggCGCGCAAGAGAGACAGACACAGAAGCAAGCAAGCACACAGTATAACACTATATACACCGTTTTTGGGAGGGGGTGGGGCAGCCGGACCGAAATCAGCCCAGACCCCCAGGAAGCTCGGCTATAATCCACCTCCCGACGAGTTCACTCCCCGAAATAATCCAATAATCCAATGCTCGCCGTACAATGAGACAGAATTCAGATAACTCACGCACACACGGAGGAAGTAAGaatgtgtatatacacaccGTTGAGATCCTTGGTTAGCTGCGATCTCGTAGACATTTTGCGGCACTGCCCGCACGGCTGCAGGCTTTCCCCGGGTCGACTAGTCGAGCATCGGGCCCAGGGCGGCGGCGACGGGCTCACTCGTCATTCAGAAGCTGCTCCGCTGTGCCAATTCGACGTCACTGCTGCACTCGCTGCTCGAATAACGCACCGACGTAGGGCCACTTCTCCACGCCATGTCGCGCACTGCACACACGAGGACGCTCCGCGTATAAACTGTAATTCCACTGTTTTATTTACTCGTCTGCATCAGCGCGCAGGATGACACGGTGTATCGAAAatctgcgcgcgcggaagTCAAGTACACGCCCGTAGACTCGTGGAGGCAGCCCGTAGCGCACTGACGCGGCGGCGGACTCGGTACTCACACGCGAAGACCCCTTGGAGCCTCGCAACCGGAGCGACGA
The sequence above is a segment of the Nasonia vitripennis strain AsymCx chromosome 3, Nvit_psr_1.1, whole genome shotgun sequence genome. Coding sequences within it:
- the LOC100119172 gene encoding F-actin-uncapping protein LRRC16A isoform X3; amino-acid sequence: MSTRSQLTKDLNESVKSLLGKHVKILLKNVVKLETKPDKLENRVLVFSPCRLFLLTAKVPTRIDCHFHYLEITSVESKRANQLSLTVGERVYNFVTMGLGSVDTSEVDAMIEALHTAIRNIFPTVPLNYIIRKIDVIPVSRLQSIRGSDLARSTEATRHTGPCGGFSTQYACMCDLHSVPYREEVAWDVDTIYLSHDTRELDLRDFDHLDQKDLVPIISALEYNTWFTKLRISHLKLSHEPLDRLLHVLKRSLSIQEIYLDNIGAKWDFAHKLSLALIANTNAVLHTIDLSSNTIEDKGATSLCGAIAKLTQGAAHTTGPLGKLPKGLQKLNLSRCGLTGKGVGQIAHALSLNRSMPTSLQFLNLAENTLKDDINNLCSFLAQPNGITHLDLSGTDTTLECLFGALLRGCATNLVHLNVARNSFSSKKTKEIPPSFKQFFTATLSLKYLNISFCKLPLEALKHLLLGLACNESTVGLELDMSGNNLGSMGAHVLESCIHGVRCIASLDISDSNMDVDLAQVITAIGKNKSIKNLYMGRNTLGMKSKHIAVVMDSLVQMLQEEDCVLQALHLPDSRLKGDLYNLINALGSNACLRTLDISGNQIGDPGARLLAKALQINNHLKTIIYDRNNISLQGYADIVHALERNYSVRHMPCPIYDLQPCMKASAEKTEQLTKKIQDLLQRNVAPCRNSHGQAFRLQQGFLLSSTQHMVDRLVVQTQDTIKALAAEICTANEDINYATGLIQDADNSKQLLPRLHEVLQRRDENNPVEAKLTETANQLHKVVANYLQDSLEAMLKCANEQCPTILEQTVINRDDDYDENESLTLEEHLRGSCKEKNKLSLDFIQSTISEQAGADIINRVNELNLAVAAHISDRITDQVIESLSTSYKSLIGECEIRTRSSTPDVLRPSAGSTSSGGGSVIGVGTGGMSLSISAGTPVVERTSLVMDEDEDRQSNGRDNTNSENDKNHALLGKAMGRLSNEDDSPMLDYLNLATPHLSNKRKSLHGRKLRPKSVVDSVEGLSADDIPDLLPSSSSLPKGQQAEGASENEHSLTESLDSVSELPATSGPGQQLQHLVKSRPKRAKTRAPTRPMLKPDQPQSIDGITLGEGLDVFFRPTTPTTPIVGSPTSDDSSLNTFPTTATASQDGGSPSLSVASQKSEANKKSAPGAQVMKTLHAEQSPRSRSSDDVAKFSPLVGRRSHGDSPLTASPLARRNTVDSSRSSIDKDGAAEDAPGQPSTPGSENNKEHQNSDTSESSGKSVMSSVRKFSAGNHGHTSPTNGSVAKKNYILETAKSPVLRSLTTKNNQQQHGDRRSPPTTAPKPRPWSMATDRKSGEFNQLLSDGSSPNTSAGNTPDSGDALDESTDSGVCGPASLPPSLTASCIVGGSLGTSGVEKRSVRELAASLSKGGASNQPKADKKENEHSAAWRSVLRRYVEPPAPVQPTSVKAPEAQRETEPNRRLAFKLRRTSFLRDSNFNYDNDTVDV